One genomic segment of Sminthopsis crassicaudata isolate SCR6 chromosome 4, ASM4859323v1, whole genome shotgun sequence includes these proteins:
- the TNFAIP8L2 gene encoding tumor necrosis factor alpha-induced protein 8-like protein 2 → MEPFSSRNLALQAEKKVLSKLAGRSVAHLFIDETSSEVLDELYRVSKEYTHSRAEAQRVIKDLVKVAIKVAVLHRNQQFGPSEMALAARFRQKLRQGAMTALSFGEVDFTFEAAVLTELLTECRDTLLELVEHHLTPKSHGRIRRVFDHFSDPSLLTALYSPSYAQHLSKICDGLRKLLDEGKL, encoded by the coding sequence ATGGAGCCTTTCAGCTCAAGGAACCTCGCCCTGCAGGCAGAGAAGAAAGTCCTGAGCAAGCTGGCCGGGCGGTCAGTGGCGCACCTCTTCATTGACGAGACCAGCAGTGAAGTGCTGGACGAACTTTACAGGGTGTCCAAGGAGTACACCCACAGCCGGGCCGAGGCCCAGAGGGTCATCAAAGACCTGGTTAAGGTGGCCATCAAGGTGGCGGTGCTGCACCGCAACCAGCAGTTTGGCCCCAGTGAGATGGCCTTGGCGGCCCGCTTCCGCCAGAAGCTGCGCCAGGGCGCCATGACTGCCCTGAGCTTTGGCGAAGTGGACTTCACCTTTGAGGCGGCTGTGTTGACCGAGCTGCTGACGGAGTGCCGCGACACCCTCCTGGAGCTGGTGGAGCACCACCTCACGCCCAAGTCTCATGGCCGCATCCGCAGGGTTTTTGATCACTTCTCAGACCCCAGCTTGCTCACCGCCCTCTATAGTCCCAGCTACGCCCAGCATCTCAGCAAGATCTGCGACGGCCTCAGAAAGCTGCTGGACGAGGGAAAGCTTTGA